The following proteins are encoded in a genomic region of Coffea eugenioides isolate CCC68of chromosome 6, Ceug_1.0, whole genome shotgun sequence:
- the LOC113774983 gene encoding protein PHOTOPERIOD-INDEPENDENT EARLY FLOWERING 1 isoform X1, translating to MASKGPRSKLDHETRARRQKALEAPKEPRRPKTHWDHVLEEMVWLSKDFESERKWKLAQAKKVAIRASKGMLEQATRGEKRVKEEEHRLKKVALNISKDVKKFWLKIEKLVLYKHQLELDEKKKKALDKQLEFLLGQTERYSTMLAENLVSSPGHCKLDSSSPQERMRIEYKEGDYDRGSAEPNIESQSNGPDIDGDYDMDSEDESEDDEHTIEQDEALITKEEREEELAALQDEIDLPLEELLKRYEERVSRKASPEQTAVATGANGPVENDNTGKENEIGTVSANGRSSSPVSPGRRCVGSNGFLHNSNNHFLDVQVHRVRTPNKFQDWEKQCILDDYSDEQDDEDFDIGTGEEKDDFMDDETTLLEEEELAKAEPNDAPNEIALLQKESEIPIEDLLARYKKDWDSEKDEHDDTGSEYASASENFMDSPEPKDRELKELKVSLNREDNFSAFQPAACSEVEEPETEYVAKAGEEGESADIIADAAAAARSAQPTGNTFSTTKVRTKFPFLLKYPLREYQHIGLDWLVTMYEKKLNGILADEMGLGKTIMTIALLAHLACEKGIWGPHLIVVPTSVMLNWETEFLKWCPAFKILTYFGSAKERRIKRQGWLKPNSFHVCITTYRLVIQDAKVFKRKKWKYLILDEAHLIKNWKSQRWQTLLNFNSKRRILLTGTPLQNDLMELWSLMHFLMPHIFQSHQEFKDWFSNPISGMVEGQEKVNKEVVDRLHNVLRPFILRRLKRDVEKQLPMKYEHVIYCRLSKRQRNLYEDFIASSETQATLASSNFFGMISVIMQLRKVCNHPDLFEGRPIVSSFDMTGIDLQLSSSVCAMLTPRPFSTVDLGDLGLSFTHLDNCMSSWESEDIQAIATPSSLIEGRVNQVCGEVGHAYKHKKFHGMNIFEEIQKALTKERQREAKERAASIAWWNSLRCRRKPIYSTGLQELVTIKNPVYAIHDQKSNPLSYSYSSKLADIVLSPVERFHKMVDQVESFMFAIPAARAPTPDCWCSKGGSSVFIQPTFKERCSEVLSPLLTPLRPAVVRRQVYFPDRRLIQFDCGKLQELALLLRRLKLEGHRALIFTQMTKMLDVLEAFINLYGYTYMRLDGSTQPEERQTLMQRFNTNPKIFLFILSTRSGGVGINLVGADTVIFYDSDWNPAMDQQAQDRCHRIGQTREVHIYRLISESTIEENILKKANQKRVLDDLVIQSGGYNTEFFKKLDPMELFTGHQKISVENEQKEDNCNESSEVPLSNADVEAALKYAEDEADYMALKKVEQEEAVENQEFTEEAIGRLEEEEFGNEEDLKTDEPAEHDGQVTASNKDSVAALNVEGPVEGGSITFAGKEDDFDMLADVKEMAAAAAASGQTILSFENQLRPIDRYAIRFMELWDPIIDKTATQSQVQFEEKEWELDRIEKLKEDMEADIEDDEEPFVYESWDADFATEVYRQQVEALTQHQLMEELEAEAKEKELAEYGYSDSVRNQISTVRKPKSKKKTKKAKFKSLKKGALASEFKAVKEESAMELMSIDGESLYDDEMTSSGDVSPCRRLEKKRKQAPWVDEERSTKKSKKFKKAPEMCSSVLDSNMLGKLQNDTKYSRQCESRVVDVELKSVSRSKIGKKVSIIPMPVKRVMTIRPEKLKKKGNMWPKDCFPVPDFWSPQEDAILCAAVHEYGANWSLVSEMLYGMSTGGLYRGRYRYPVHCCERFRELIQRYVLTSTDPVNNDKASNTGSGKGLLKVTEDHTRMLLDVASQFSDAEPLIQKHFFALLSSVWRFSSLKTNRHNLAPSQNASSSYRKAVTSPLNVVSRDFSGESLESMKFTNSFASGKLVAAALCDDHTAKKDDNVPISKQRDEASVVSERLDVTLQLLGGEHDTTLNLPSVVNLSILGRETPPSSKTIGQENHLKPFQDLAENRFRAASRACLEDSFGWATLAFPVGDAKSRTPMKVQSLGKHKLLVSDSNKSSRSKLRKTTTESSDARSFAADPVLHPVLSDFCVKDDVVSTSSAEIGMADLCVSSPFNINPELPMATDSSDMVAHDYVPGFISGLDDYLILPEFTDIG from the exons ATGGCCTCCAAAGGTCCCAGGTCTAAGCTTGACCATGAAACGCGAGCCAGGCGGCAGAAA GCGCTTGAAGCTCCAAAAGAACCTCGGCGTCCTAAAACACATTGGGATCATGTTTTGGAGGAGATGGTTTGGTTGTCAAAG GACTTTGAGTCAGAGAGAAAGTGGAAATTGGCACAGGCAAAGAAGGTTGCAATCAGAGCCAGCAAGGGTATGTTGGAGCAGGCTACAAGAGGAGAGAAGAGAGTGAAG GAAGAAGAGCATAGGTTGAAAAAAGTTGCACTCAACATTTCTAAAGACGTGaagaaattttggttgaaaatagAGAAGCTG GTTCTTTACAAGCATCAGTTGGAGCTTgatgagaagaagaaaaaggcaCTTGATAAACAACTTGAGTTCCTCCTTGGGCAAACCGAAAG GTACTCAACAATGCTGGCAGAGAACCTTGTTAGCTCTCCAGGTCATTGCAAATTGGACTCGAGTTCACCGCAAGAACGAATGAGGATCGAGTACAAAGAAGGTGACTATGACAGGGGAAGTGCTGAACCGAATATTG AATCTCAATCAAATGGACCAGATATAGATGGGGATTATGATATGGACTCTGAGGATGAATCG GAAGATGATGAGCATACTATTGAGCAGGATGAGGCTCTCATAACCaaagaagaaagggaagaagaaTTAGCAGCTTTACAAGATGAAATAGATCTTCCTCTGGAGGAGCTTCTTAAACGCTATGAGGAGAGAG TCAGCAGAAAAGCTAGTCCAGAGCAAACCGCTGTTGCTACTGGAGCTAATGGGCCAGTTGAAAATG ACAATACAGGCAAAGAGAACGAAATTGGTACTGTGTCAGCAAATGGTAGAAGCAGCTCACCAGTATCTCCTGGTCGTCGTTGT GTTGGGAGTAATGGCTTTTTACACAATTCCAACAATCACTTTTTGGATGTTCAAGTGCACAGAGTAAGAACTCCAAATAAATTTCAAGACTGGGAGAAACAGTGCATTTTGGATGATTATAGTGATGAACAG GATGATGAAGATTTTGACATTGGTACAGGAGAGGAAAAAGACGATTTTATG GATGATGAGACAACCCTGTTAGAAGAGGAAGAACTAGCCAAGGCGGAACCCAATGATGCCCCAAATGAG ATTGCGCTATTGCAGAAAGAGAGTGAAATTCCTATAGAAGATCTGCTTGCAAGGTATAAAAAG GACTGGGACTCTGAGAAAGATGAGCATGATGACACTGGATCTGAATATGCTTCTGCTTCTGAGAATTTTATGGATTCACCTGAACCCAAGGATCGTGAGTTGAAGGAGCTTAAAGTATCTTTAAACAGAGAAGATAATTTTAGTGCATTTCAGCCTGCTGCTTGCTCTGAGGTAGAAGAACCAGAAACTGAATATGTAGCAAAAGCTGGAGAAGAGGGCGAAAGTGCAGACATAATTGCTGATGCAGCTGCTGCTGCTAGATCGGCACAACCCACGGGTAATACATTCTCAACAACGAAAGTGCGTACgaaattcccttttcttctcaagTATCCTCTTCGTGAGTATCAACATATTGGCTTGGACTGGCTTGTTACCATGTATGAGAAGAAACTTAATGGGATTTTGGCTGATGAGATGGGCTTGGGAAAGACTATTATGACAATTGCTCTGCTAGCTCACCTAGCATGTGAGAAGGGGATATGGGGCCCTCATCTCATTGTTGTTCCAACTAGCGTCATGCTCAATTGGGAAACGGAGTTTCTTAAATGGTGTCCTGCTTTCAAAATATTGACGTATTTTGGAAGTGCTAAAGAGCGAAGAATAAAGAGGCAAGGGTGGttaaaaccaaattcttttcaTGTTTGTATAACAACTTACAGACTTGTTATACAGGACGCTAAAGTTTTCAAGCGGAAGAAGTGGAAATACTTGATTTTAGATGAAGCTCATCTGATAAAAAATTGGAAGTCACAAAGATGGCAGACGCTTTTGAATTTCAACTCAAAACGGCGCATTCTTTTAACTGGTACCCCCTTGCAGAATGATCTTATGGAATTATGGTCTTTAATGCATTTCTTGATGCCCCACATTTTTCAATCTCATCAAGAATTTAAGGACTGGTTTAGTAATCCCATATCTGGGATGGTTGAGGGACAAGAAAAAGTTAATAAAGAGGTTGTCGATCGGTTGCACAATGTTCTTCGACCCTTTATATTACGTCGGTTGAAGAGGGATGTAGAGAAGCAGCTTCCAATGAAGTATGAACATGTCATCTATTGTAGACTGTCAAAGAGGCAGCGGAACTTGTATGAGGATTTCATTGCTAGCTCAGAGACCCAAGCAACCCTTGCTAGTTCAAATTTTTTTGGGATGATTAGTGTCATAATGCAACTTCGCAAAGTTTGCAACCATCCTGATTTATTTGAAGGCCGTCCAATTGTCAGTTCCTTTGATATGACTGGCATTGATCTGCAGTTAAGCTCATCTGTTTGTGCAATGCTTACACCTCGCCCATTTTCCACGGTGGACCTTGGTGATTTAGGGCTTTCATTTACACATCTGGATAACTGCATGTCATCTTGGGAGAGTGAAGATATTCAAGCTATTGCTACCCCCTCAAGCTTGATTGAGGGTCGTGTTAACCAAGTTTGTGGAGAAGTTGGGCATGCTTATAAGCATAAGAAGTTTCATGGGATGAACATTTTTGAGGAGATCCAGAAGGCACTTACGAAGGAGAGACAGAGAGAAGCAAAGGAGCGGGCAGCATCTATTGCTTGGTGGAATTCTTTAAGGTGCAGGAGGAAACCTATTTACTCAACAGGTTTACAGGAACTTGTCACCATAAAAAATCCTGTCTATGCAATTCATGATCAGAAGTCTAATCCCTTGTCTTACTCATATTCATCGAAGCTGGCTGACATTGTACTATCACCTGTTGAACGATTTCATAAAATGGTTGATCAGGTGGAGAGTTTCATGTTTGCTATCCCTGCTGCCCGTGCACCAACCCCAGATTGCTGGTGCAGTAAAGGTGGAAGTTCTGTGTTTATTCAACCGACTTTCAAGGAAAGATGCTCGGAGGTTCTGTCTCCTCTTCTCACTCCTTTGCGGCCTGCAGTTGTCCGAAGGCAAGTCTATTTCCCTGATAGACGTCTTATACAGTTTGACTGTGGCAAGTTGCAGGAGCTTGCACTTTTGCTTAGGCGTCTAAAATTAGAAGGTCACAGGGCATTAATTTTTACCCAGATGACAAAGATGCTTGATGTTTTGGAGGCTTTCATTAACTTGTATGGTTACACATACATGCGTTTAGATGGCTCTACTCAGCCAGAAGAGAGGCAAACATTGATGCAGCGGTTCAAcactaatccaaaaattttcctcttcattttatCAACCCGTAGTGGTGGTGTCGGCATTAACTTAGTCGGGGCAGATACAGTTATCTTTTATGATAGCGACTGGAATCCTGCTATGGATCAACAGGCTCAAGATCGTTGTCATAGAATAGGACAGACACGTGAAGTACACATATATCGGTTAATCAGCGAGAGCACCATTGAAGAAAATATATTAAAGAAGGCAAATCAGAAACGTGTTCTCGATGATTTGGTTATCCAGAGTGGGGGTTATAacactgaattttttaaaaagctGGATCCAATGGAACTGTTTACTGGCCATCAAAAAATTTCAGTAGAGAACGAGCAAAAGGAGGACAATTGCAATGAAAGTTCTGAGGTTCCTCTCTCTAATGCTGATGTTGAGGCAGCTCTGAAATATGCTGAAGATGAAGCAGACTACATGGCACTGAAGAAGGTTGAACAGGAAGAGGCTGTGGAGAATCAAGAATTTACTGAAGAAGCTATTGGGAGAttggaagaagaagaatttGGCAATGAGGAGGACCTAAAGACTGATGAGCCTGCTGAGCATGATGGCCAGGTTACGGCATCAAATAAAGACAGTGTGGCAGCATTGAATGTTGAAGGACCAGTTGAAGGTGGATCCATCACCTTTGCTGGTAAGGAAGATGATTTTGATATGCTCGCTGATGTCAAAGAGATGGCTGCAGCTGCTGCTGCATCAGGACAAACAATTTTGTCCTTTGAGAATCAGCTACGTCCAATTGACCGCTATGCAATACGCTTTATGGAGTTGTGGGACCCAATCATAGATAAGACAGCAACACAATCACAAGTGCAGTTTGAGGAAAAGGAGTGGGAGCTGGATCGCATTGAAAAGTTGAAGGAAGACATGGAAGCTGATATTGAGGATGATGAAGAACCTTTTGTATATGAAA GTTGGGATGCTGATTTTGCAACTGAGGTGTATCGTCAGCAAGTTGAGGCTTTGACCCAGCATCAG TTGATGGAAGAACTGGAAGCTGAAGCTAAAGAGAAGGAACTTGCAGAATATGGGTATTCTGATTCCGTGAG AAATCAGATATCAACTGTTCGTAAACCCAAGTcaaagaaaaagacaaagaaaGCCAAGTTCAAATCTCTGAAGAAAGGAGCTTTAGCTTCTGAGTTCAAAGCCGTTAAGGAGGAGTCAGCGATGGAACTGATGTCTATTGATGGAGAATCTCTGTATGATGATGAAATGACTTCCTCTGGTGATGTGTCTCCGTGTCGAAGGCTGGAGAAGAAACGTAAACAAGCACCATGGGTTGATGAAGAGAGAAGCACAAAGAAGTCCAAGAAGTTTAAGAAGGCTCCTGAGATGTGCTCCTCTGTTTTAGACTCCAACATGCTGGGAAAGCTGCAGAATGATACCAAATATTCTAGGCAATGTGAGAGTAGAGTAGTTGATGTTGAACTTAAGTCTGTGAGCAGGAGTAAGATCGGAAAGAAAGTTTCAATCATCCCTATGCCTGTGAAGCGGGTTATGACCATTAGACCAGAGAAACTTAAGAAGAAAGGGAATATGTGGCCCAAAGATTGTTTTCCTGTCCCTGATTTTTGGTCGCCTCAGGAGGATGCTATTCTATGTGCTGCTGTGCATGAGTATGGTGCAAATTGGAGCTTGGTGAGTGAAATGCTGTATGGTATGTCTACTGGTGGGCTTTATCGTGGCAGGTACCGATATCCTGTCCACTGTTGTGAGAGGTTCAGGGAGCTTATTCAAAGATATGTTTTGACTAGCACTGATCCTGTGAACAATGACAAAGCCAGCAATACTGGCTCTGGGAAGGGTCTTCTTAAAGTAACTGAG GACCATACCAGGATGTTGCTAGATGTTGCTTCTCAGTTTTCTGATGCTGAACCTCTTATTCAAAAGCATTTTTTTGCCCTTCTTTCTTCTGTATGGAGGTTTTCATCTCTTAAGACTAACAGACACAACCTTGCACCTTCTCAAAATGCCTCCTCTTCTTATCGAAAGGCAGTCACCTCTCCGTTGAACGTCGTCTCCAGGGATTTCAGTGGAGAATCGTTGGAGTCGATGAAATTCACCAATTCTTTTGCATCTGGTAAGTTAGTAGCAGCTGCTCTCTGTGATGATCACACAGCTAAAAAGGATGACAATGTTCCTATCTCCAAGCAGAGGGATGAAGCTTCTGTTGTTTCAGAGAGACTCGATGTTACGCTACAATTACTGGGTGGTGAGCATGATACAACATTAAACCTTCCATCTGTTGTAAATCTTTCGATACTTGGGCGTGAGACTCCACCATCTTCAAAAACCATTGGACAAGAAAATCATCTCAAACCTTTCCAGGATTTGGCAGAAAATCGGTTCAG AGCTGCATCTAGAGCTTGTCTTGAAGATAGTTTTGGTTGGGCTACTTTGGCTTTCCCTGTTGGGGATGCAAAGTCTCGAACTCCAATGAAAGTACAATCTCTGGGGAAACACAAGCTATTAGTTTCTGATTCAAATAAGTCGTCCAGATCAAAATTGAGAAAGACAACTACAGAATCTAGTGATGCCCGTAGTTTTGCAGCTGATCCAGTACTCCATCCAGTACTCAGTGATTTCTGTGTAAAAGATGATGTGGTATCAACCAGCAGCGCTGAAATTGGAATGGCTGACCTTTGTGTCAGTTCCCCCTTTAACATCAATCCTGAACTTCCAATGGCAACTGACAGCTCAGATATGGTTGCACATGACTATGTTCCTGGGTTCATTTCTGGGTTGGATGATTATTTGATATTGCCAGAATTTACAGATATTGGCTAA